Proteins encoded in a region of the Leopardus geoffroyi isolate Oge1 chromosome E2, O.geoffroyi_Oge1_pat1.0, whole genome shotgun sequence genome:
- the ZNF23 gene encoding zinc finger protein 23 isoform X11 has translation MEWPVPCTEGPVQGCDAGELRKCGLPGIFTSQTCCDIATGGSSVATSCWILCLFLLDIESQTDNNLTKEIYKEKHNTSFELQRDFFQETDFSEACILEKQQEVHLVGSMKKENSSIIDATVKDNTSPVEECFFSQSPNFFHCHTITTGQQPLEHMGLEKGFSFDTKLTQHELINSGERTFKCEELVETFRCNSQHQNSYTGGKPYQCKECGKAFSVNAKLIWHQRLHSGEKPFKCVECGKSFSYSSHYITHQTTHSGEKPYQCKVCGKAFSVNGSLNRHQRIHTGEKPYQCKECGNGFSCSSAYITHQRVHTGEKPYECTDCGKAFNVNAKLIQHQRIHTGEKPYECNECGKGFRCSSQLRQHQSIHTGEKPYQCKECGKAFSNNAKLIQHQRIHTGEKPYECTECGKAFSVKGKLIQHQRIHTGEKPYGCNECGKAFRCNSQLRQHLRIHTGEKPYECNECGKAFNVNAKLMQHQRIHTGEKPFECNECGKCFTSKRNLLDHHRIHTGEKPYQCKECGKAFTINAKLTRHQRIHTGEKPFKCMECEKAFSCSSDYIVHQRIHTGEKPFQCKECGKAFHVNAHLIRHQRSHTGEKPFRCVECGKGFSYSSDCIIHQTVHTWKKPFVCNVCGKAFRFSFQLSQHQSVHGEGKS, from the exons ATGGAATGGCCTGTCCCCTGCACAGAGGGCCCTGTACAGGGATGTGATGCTGGAGAATTACGGAAATGTGGCCTCCCTGG GATTTTCACTTCTCAAACCTGCTGTGATATTGCAACTGGAGGGAGCAG CGTTGCTACAAGTTGTTGGATCCTATGCCTTTTCCTTT tagatATTGAGAGCCAGACTGACAATAACTTgacaaaggaaatatataaagaaaaacataatacatCATTTGAACTTCAGAGGGACTTTTTCCAGGAAACAGACTTTTCAGAAGCCTGTATTCTAGAGAAACAGCAGGAAGTCCATTTAGTAGGAagcatgaagaaagaaaacagcagcaTCATTGATGCAACGGTGAAAGACAACACCAGCCCCGTGGAGGAATGTTTCTTTAGTCAGAGTCCAAACTTCTTTCATTGTCACACCATCACCACTGGACAGCAGCCCCTTGAACATATGGGATTGGAGAAAGGCTTCAGCTTTGATACAAAACTTACTCAGCATGAACTAATTAATTCTGGGGAAAGAACTTTTAAATGTGAAGAATTAGTGGAAACCTTCAGGTGTAACTCTCAGCATCAAAACAGCTACACTGGGGGAAAGCCCTATCAGTGTAAGGAGTGTGGCAAAGCCTTTAGCGTTAATGCAAAATTAATTTGGCATCAAAGACTTCATAGCGGGGAGAAGCCCTTCAAATGTGTGGAGTGTGGGAAAAGCTTCAGTTACAGTTCCCATTATATCACACATCAGACCACCCACAGCGGAGAGAAGCCCTATCAGTGTAAGgtgtgtgggaaagccttcagcgTTAATGGGAGTCTGAACAGGCATCAGAGAATCCATACAGGGGAGAAGCCCTATCAGTGCAAGGAGTGTGGAAACGGCTTCAGCTGCAGTTCCGCATATATCACACATCAGAGAGtccacactggggagaagccTTACGAGTGCACGGACTGTGGGAAAGCTTTCAATGTTAATGCCAAATTAATTCAAcatcagagaatccacactggagagaaaccttatgaatgtaatgAGTGTGGGAAAGGCTTCAGGTGCAGTTCCCAGCTTAGGCAGCATCAGAGCAtccacactggggagaagccTTATCAGTGTAAGGagtgtggaaaagccttcagtAATAATGCAAAACTCATTCAGCATCAAAGAATCCACACAGGTGAGAAACCCTATGAGTGTactgaatgtggaaaagcctttagtGTCAAAGGGAAGTTAATCCAGCACCAGAGAATCCACACGGGTGAGAAACCCTATGGTTGTAAcgagtgtgggaaagccttcaggtGTAACTCTCAGCTGCGGCAGCATCTGAGAATCCACACCGGGGAGAAGCCTTATGAGTGTAATGAGTGTGGAAAGGCCTTCAACGTTAATGCAAAACTAATGCAACATCAGAGGATtcacactggggagaaaccctTTGAATGTAATGAGTGTGGGAAATGCTTTACTTCTAAAAGAAACCTACTTGATCATCATCGAATCCATACTGGAGAAAAGCCTTAtcaatgtaaggaatgtgggaaagccttcactATCAATGCCAAACTAACTAGGCATCAGAGAATACACACTGGGGAGAAACCTTTCAAATGTATGGAATGTGAAAAAGCATTTAGCTGTAGTTCTGACTATATTGTACATCAGAGgatccatactggagagaaaccctttCAATGTAAGGAGTGTGGAAAAGCCTTCCATGTTAATGCCCATTTAATTCGGCATCAGAGAAGccacactggggagaaaccctTTAGATGTGTGGAGTGTGGAAAAGGGTTCAGCTATAGTTCTGATTGTATAATACATCAGACTGTCCATACTTGGAAGAAACCCTTCGTGTGTAATgtgtgtgggaaagccttcaggtTTAGCTTCCAACTTAGTCAGCATCAAAGTGTCCATGGTGAAGGCAAATCTTAA
- the ZNF23 gene encoding zinc finger protein 23 isoform X12 produces MLENYGNVASLGFSLLKPAVILQLEGAGELGDPSPLVAGTEIGSQGVWTVDIESQTDNNLTKEIYKEKHNTSFELQRDFFQETDFSEACILEKQQEVHLVGSMKKENSSIIDATVKDNTSPVEECFFSQSPNFFHCHTITTGQQPLEHMGLEKGFSFDTKLTQHELINSGERTFKCEELVETFRCNSQHQNSYTGGKPYQCKECGKAFSVNAKLIWHQRLHSGEKPFKCVECGKSFSYSSHYITHQTTHSGEKPYQCKVCGKAFSVNGSLNRHQRIHTGEKPYQCKECGNGFSCSSAYITHQRVHTGEKPYECTDCGKAFNVNAKLIQHQRIHTGEKPYECNECGKGFRCSSQLRQHQSIHTGEKPYQCKECGKAFSNNAKLIQHQRIHTGEKPYECTECGKAFSVKGKLIQHQRIHTGEKPYGCNECGKAFRCNSQLRQHLRIHTGEKPYECNECGKAFNVNAKLMQHQRIHTGEKPFECNECGKCFTSKRNLLDHHRIHTGEKPYQCKECGKAFTINAKLTRHQRIHTGEKPFKCMECEKAFSCSSDYIVHQRIHTGEKPFQCKECGKAFHVNAHLIRHQRSHTGEKPFRCVECGKGFSYSSDCIIHQTVHTWKKPFVCNVCGKAFRFSFQLSQHQSVHGEGKS; encoded by the exons ATGCTGGAGAATTACGGAAATGTGGCCTCCCTGG GATTTTCACTTCTCAAACCTGCTGTGATATTGCAACTGGAGGGAGCAGGTGAGCTGGGGGACCCATCTCCACTGGTGGCTGGAACAGAAATAGGCTCCCAGGGTGTCTGGACTG tagatATTGAGAGCCAGACTGACAATAACTTgacaaaggaaatatataaagaaaaacataatacatCATTTGAACTTCAGAGGGACTTTTTCCAGGAAACAGACTTTTCAGAAGCCTGTATTCTAGAGAAACAGCAGGAAGTCCATTTAGTAGGAagcatgaagaaagaaaacagcagcaTCATTGATGCAACGGTGAAAGACAACACCAGCCCCGTGGAGGAATGTTTCTTTAGTCAGAGTCCAAACTTCTTTCATTGTCACACCATCACCACTGGACAGCAGCCCCTTGAACATATGGGATTGGAGAAAGGCTTCAGCTTTGATACAAAACTTACTCAGCATGAACTAATTAATTCTGGGGAAAGAACTTTTAAATGTGAAGAATTAGTGGAAACCTTCAGGTGTAACTCTCAGCATCAAAACAGCTACACTGGGGGAAAGCCCTATCAGTGTAAGGAGTGTGGCAAAGCCTTTAGCGTTAATGCAAAATTAATTTGGCATCAAAGACTTCATAGCGGGGAGAAGCCCTTCAAATGTGTGGAGTGTGGGAAAAGCTTCAGTTACAGTTCCCATTATATCACACATCAGACCACCCACAGCGGAGAGAAGCCCTATCAGTGTAAGgtgtgtgggaaagccttcagcgTTAATGGGAGTCTGAACAGGCATCAGAGAATCCATACAGGGGAGAAGCCCTATCAGTGCAAGGAGTGTGGAAACGGCTTCAGCTGCAGTTCCGCATATATCACACATCAGAGAGtccacactggggagaagccTTACGAGTGCACGGACTGTGGGAAAGCTTTCAATGTTAATGCCAAATTAATTCAAcatcagagaatccacactggagagaaaccttatgaatgtaatgAGTGTGGGAAAGGCTTCAGGTGCAGTTCCCAGCTTAGGCAGCATCAGAGCAtccacactggggagaagccTTATCAGTGTAAGGagtgtggaaaagccttcagtAATAATGCAAAACTCATTCAGCATCAAAGAATCCACACAGGTGAGAAACCCTATGAGTGTactgaatgtggaaaagcctttagtGTCAAAGGGAAGTTAATCCAGCACCAGAGAATCCACACGGGTGAGAAACCCTATGGTTGTAAcgagtgtgggaaagccttcaggtGTAACTCTCAGCTGCGGCAGCATCTGAGAATCCACACCGGGGAGAAGCCTTATGAGTGTAATGAGTGTGGAAAGGCCTTCAACGTTAATGCAAAACTAATGCAACATCAGAGGATtcacactggggagaaaccctTTGAATGTAATGAGTGTGGGAAATGCTTTACTTCTAAAAGAAACCTACTTGATCATCATCGAATCCATACTGGAGAAAAGCCTTAtcaatgtaaggaatgtgggaaagccttcactATCAATGCCAAACTAACTAGGCATCAGAGAATACACACTGGGGAGAAACCTTTCAAATGTATGGAATGTGAAAAAGCATTTAGCTGTAGTTCTGACTATATTGTACATCAGAGgatccatactggagagaaaccctttCAATGTAAGGAGTGTGGAAAAGCCTTCCATGTTAATGCCCATTTAATTCGGCATCAGAGAAGccacactggggagaaaccctTTAGATGTGTGGAGTGTGGAAAAGGGTTCAGCTATAGTTCTGATTGTATAATACATCAGACTGTCCATACTTGGAAGAAACCCTTCGTGTGTAATgtgtgtgggaaagccttcaggtTTAGCTTCCAACTTAGTCAGCATCAAAGTGTCCATGGTGAAGGCAAATCTTAA